The following proteins are co-located in the Fusobacteria bacterium ZRK30 genome:
- a CDS encoding class I SAM-dependent methyltransferase, which produces MKKNNYSERSKVFFNRVADTNYGNSEKLDRYILKNIVVDDETTVLDLGCGDGRFLQKLRGLNSNNTLYGLDISEKMLETARSKNIEKCKFTLGDSTYLPYGNGSIDMIVCLNSFHHYSTPDLTLKEIKRVLSSDGRVVIGDIFTLPIIREIINLYLPYSRSGDYKMYSKKSLDKIFSAEGFKNQNFSIVSPWLFVSEYKKK; this is translated from the coding sequence ATGAAAAAAAATAATTATAGTGAAAGATCTAAGGTTTTTTTTAATAGAGTTGCAGATACGAATTATGGCAATTCAGAAAAATTAGACAGATATATCCTAAAAAATATAGTTGTAGATGATGAAACAACCGTTCTTGACTTAGGTTGTGGTGATGGAAGATTTTTACAAAAATTAAGGGGTTTGAATTCAAATAATACTCTCTATGGACTGGATATATCTGAAAAAATGCTGGAGACAGCCAGATCTAAAAATATAGAAAAATGTAAATTTACTCTTGGGGACAGCACTTATTTACCCTATGGCAATGGAAGTATAGACATGATAGTCTGCCTGAATTCATTTCATCATTATTCGACTCCAGATTTGACTCTAAAGGAGATAAAAAGAGTTTTAAGTTCAGATGGAAGGGTAGTAATAGGGGATATATTTACCCTGCCAATTATCAGAGAGATAATTAATTTATATCTGCCATATAGCAGAAGTGGAGATTATAAGATGTATTCTAAGAAAAGTTTGGATAAAATATTTAGTGCAGAAGGATTTAAAAATCAAAACTTTTCTATAGTATCTCCCTGGCTATTTGTGTCAGAATATAAAAAGAAATAA
- a CDS encoding NAD(P)H-dependent oxidoreductase yields MKVLYIKASPKPKDESVSHRIAEAFIDEYKKNNSEDEVTELNLHDERCPYVDYKILCDSFERRGAMVETANKFITYDKYIISSPMWNLSIPAILKAYIDLITVKGITFKYSRLGIPIGLAKGKKAFYLGARGGGYPFPLSLIAFDMRYIKYIFRFIGIKNFKSFILENVDKSPEKTKQNFERNLKKVRKLARKF; encoded by the coding sequence ATAAAAGCCAGCCCAAAACCGAAAGATGAGTCGGTTTCCCATAGAATTGCTGAGGCATTTATAGATGAGTATAAAAAAAATAACTCAGAGGATGAAGTAACTGAATTAAACCTCCACGATGAGAGATGCCCCTATGTAGATTATAAGATCCTGTGTGATTCATTTGAAAGAAGGGGAGCTATGGTAGAAACAGCAAATAAATTTATTACATATGATAAATATATAATCAGTTCTCCCATGTGGAACCTTTCAATCCCAGCAATTTTAAAAGCCTATATAGATCTTATAACTGTAAAAGGAATTACTTTTAAATATAGCAGGCTAGGAATTCCCATAGGTCTTGCAAAGGGAAAAAAGGCTTTCTATTTAGGAGCTAGAGGAGGGGGATATCCATTTCCGCTTTCCTTGATTGCATTTGATATGAGGTATATAAAGTATATATTTAGATTTATAGGGATAAAAAACTTTAAAAGTTTCATCCTTGAAAATGTAGATAAATCTCCAGAAAAAACAAAACAAAATTTTGAAAGAAATCTAAAAAAAGTTAGGAAATTGGCAAGAAAATTTTAA
- a CDS encoding DUF2147 domain-containing protein, which yields MKKLILGFMLLMTSLTFAQDGYTGYWMMPEGKFIIHIEKTENNEYIGQVAWLKDLYYPKGDKMEGIEQYDRNNPDKTMRIESRKVMGLPVVGELFEKDGKLQDGWIYDSWNGKLYHGSAKLLDENTLKLRGSFDKWGIFGLSQKAKRVVDLKKYGILTDEKK from the coding sequence ATGAAAAAACTGATTTTGGGATTTATGCTTTTAATGACTAGTTTGACCTTTGCCCAAGATGGATATACAGGGTATTGGATGATGCCCGAAGGGAAATTTATCATCCATATTGAAAAAACTGAAAACAATGAATATATAGGTCAGGTTGCCTGGCTGAAGGATCTTTACTACCCTAAGGGAGATAAGATGGAAGGGATAGAGCAATACGACAGAAATAATCCAGATAAAACCATGAGGATAGAGAGCAGAAAGGTTATGGGGCTGCCAGTTGTAGGAGAATTATTTGAAAAAGATGGCAAGTTACAAGATGGATGGATCTATGACTCTTGGAATGGAAAACTATATCATGGGAGTGCTAAATTATTGGATGAAAATACTCTAAAGCTGAGAGGGTCATTTGATAAGTGGGGAATTTTTGGATTGAGTCAAAAGGCTAAGAGGGTAGTGGACCTGAAAAAATACGGGATACTAACTGATGAAAAAAAATAA
- a CDS encoding CoA pyrophosphatase, which yields MDRERIREKLNDGIIGREKNFNSAVLASIIEIDGKYNFILEKRSKNIRQGGEISFPGGGWEETDKNFEETAIRETVEELGILPKNIEILGKLGTLIIPAGVLIEVYVGEILCRVEDLNINLKEVDEILIIPIDYFRNNPPKLEKITVQMHPHYELDGKRVEFPAKYYNLPEKYHKPWNGREREVYIYEYHGGAIWGITADIIYEIINKII from the coding sequence ATGGATAGGGAAAGGATACGGGAAAAATTAAATGATGGAATAATTGGCAGGGAAAAAAATTTTAATAGTGCAGTACTTGCTAGTATTATAGAGATAGACGGAAAGTATAACTTTATTTTGGAAAAAAGATCGAAAAACATAAGGCAAGGTGGAGAGATAAGTTTCCCCGGGGGAGGATGGGAAGAAACAGATAAAAATTTTGAGGAGACAGCCATAAGGGAAACTGTAGAAGAACTGGGAATACTACCTAAAAACATAGAGATACTGGGGAAATTGGGAACTCTAATAATCCCTGCCGGTGTATTGATAGAGGTATATGTAGGAGAGATCCTATGCAGGGTAGAAGATTTAAATATAAATTTAAAGGAAGTGGATGAAATCTTGATAATTCCCATAGATTATTTTAGAAATAACCCTCCTAAGCTTGAAAAAATAACTGTACAGATGCATCCACACTATGAATTAGACGGAAAAAGAGTAGAATTCCCGGCTAAATATTATAATTTACCTGAAAAATATCATAAACCTTGGAATGGAAGGGAGAGAGAGGTATATATATATGAGTATCATGGGGGAGCTATTTGGGGAATTACAGCAGATATAATTTATGAAATTATAAATAAAATAATTTAA